The Williamsia sp. DF01-3 genome has a window encoding:
- a CDS encoding Mur ligase family protein: MRDEDRKSSTGLPMRARLALRAAATARWASQKTGRGKGSMIGGLVALKIDPTLMAALARGKRSVVVTGTNGKSTTTRMTAAALADLGEVASQADGANMDAGIVAALSLNRPAEWAALEVDELHVPHVSDAVNPEALILLNLSRDQLDRVGEINMIERRLRDGIARHPETTVIANCDDVLVTSAAYDAPKVVWVAAGAGWAGDSVSCPRSGEPILRDGSHWYSTGTDFERPAPDWWFDDKNLYGPDGFEHPMTLAVPGNANRGNAAQAVAAAVAMGADPAKAIAAVGTVGEVAGRYSVQQIGRHRVRMLLAKNPAGWQEAMAMIDQDADGLVIAVNGQVPDGEDLSWLWDVRFEAFENMQVVASGERATDLGVRLIYAGAEHTTIGDPMAAIESCPPGRVEVLANYTAFRDLNNALARAQKGIR; the protein is encoded by the coding sequence ATGCGTGACGAGGACCGAAAGAGTTCCACAGGCTTGCCGATGCGGGCACGACTCGCCCTGCGAGCCGCTGCCACGGCGCGATGGGCGTCGCAGAAAACCGGTCGCGGGAAGGGCTCGATGATCGGCGGCCTGGTGGCCCTCAAGATCGACCCCACCCTGATGGCTGCGCTCGCGCGCGGGAAGCGATCGGTGGTCGTCACCGGAACGAACGGAAAATCGACCACCACCCGTATGACGGCGGCAGCGCTGGCCGATCTCGGTGAGGTGGCTTCGCAGGCCGACGGCGCCAACATGGACGCGGGCATCGTCGCCGCCCTGTCGTTGAACCGGCCCGCCGAGTGGGCTGCGTTGGAAGTAGACGAACTGCACGTCCCCCACGTGAGCGACGCCGTGAACCCCGAAGCGCTTATCTTGCTGAACCTCTCACGAGACCAGCTCGATCGGGTCGGCGAGATCAACATGATCGAGCGCCGGTTGCGTGACGGGATCGCACGGCACCCGGAGACCACCGTGATCGCCAACTGCGATGACGTGCTGGTGACCTCCGCCGCCTACGACGCACCGAAGGTGGTGTGGGTCGCTGCGGGCGCAGGATGGGCCGGCGATTCGGTGAGCTGTCCCCGTTCGGGTGAGCCGATTCTGCGTGACGGTTCCCACTGGTATTCCACCGGAACCGATTTCGAGCGGCCGGCCCCCGACTGGTGGTTCGACGACAAGAACCTCTACGGACCAGACGGTTTCGAGCACCCGATGACGCTCGCAGTGCCCGGCAACGCCAACCGCGGTAACGCGGCGCAGGCCGTTGCCGCGGCAGTGGCAATGGGCGCCGACCCCGCGAAAGCCATTGCCGCGGTGGGCACCGTCGGCGAGGTCGCGGGCCGATACTCGGTACAGCAGATCGGCCGACATCGCGTCCGCATGCTGCTGGCGAAAAACCCTGCGGGATGGCAGGAAGCGATGGCGATGATCGACCAGGACGCCGACGGCCTGGTCATCGCCGTCAACGGCCAGGTGCCGGACGGCGAGGACCTCTCGTGGCTGTGGGACGTCCGTTTCGAAGCGTTCGAGAACATGCAGGTGGTCGCTTCCGGCGAACGCGCCACCGACCTCGGTGTCCGGTTGATCTATGCGGGCGCCGAGCACACCACCATCGG
- a CDS encoding EamA family transporter, producing the protein MTLRDRLLALTVVVFWGLNFLAIHAGLEHFPPLFFAALRFAVMAIPVILFVPRPDVPLRWFLLYGFGFGTLQFAFLFLAMDQGMPTGLASLVLQSSAPFTVILCVLLLGEKMSLRQTVGITVAVGGMVVIGVDRAAHGASAGLIPVLLTLLAGLGWAFGNIGSRLAHPRNALYMALWMSVIPPIPLYALSLAVEGPSAGFESIATVGTHTGLVALGGLAYIVVLGTIGGAGLWAYLMTRHPASKVAPFSLLVPIVGISAAWAILGETPTVWELVGGAVVIIGCFAGVTGAKSKPAKDKDVEPSSTDEPMAVP; encoded by the coding sequence ATGACACTCCGCGATCGCCTGCTGGCACTGACCGTCGTGGTGTTCTGGGGCCTGAACTTCCTCGCGATCCACGCCGGGCTCGAACACTTCCCGCCACTGTTCTTCGCGGCGTTGCGTTTTGCCGTGATGGCCATTCCGGTGATCCTGTTCGTACCGCGACCCGACGTTCCCCTGCGCTGGTTCCTGCTCTACGGATTCGGTTTCGGCACGCTGCAATTCGCTTTCCTGTTCCTCGCGATGGACCAGGGCATGCCCACCGGGTTGGCGTCCCTGGTGCTGCAGTCGTCGGCTCCGTTCACGGTCATCTTGTGTGTCCTCCTGCTCGGCGAGAAGATGTCGCTGCGGCAGACGGTCGGGATCACCGTGGCCGTCGGCGGCATGGTGGTGATCGGCGTGGACCGCGCCGCACACGGGGCCTCTGCGGGATTGATCCCGGTCCTGCTCACACTTCTCGCCGGGCTCGGCTGGGCCTTCGGCAACATCGGGTCACGGCTTGCCCACCCCCGCAACGCCCTCTACATGGCGTTGTGGATGTCCGTGATCCCACCGATCCCGCTCTATGCCCTCAGCTTGGCTGTCGAGGGACCGTCCGCCGGGTTCGAGTCGATCGCCACAGTGGGAACGCACACAGGCCTCGTGGCCCTCGGTGGCCTGGCCTACATCGTGGTTCTCGGCACCATCGGCGGCGCAGGGCTCTGGGCATACCTGATGACACGGCATCCGGCATCCAAGGTCGCACCGTTCTCGTTGCTCGTCCCGATAGTCGGCATCAGCGCGGCCTGGGCGATTCTCGGGGAGACACCGACGGTCTGGGAGTTGGTCGGCGGAGCAGTGGTGATCATCGGCTGCTTCGCGGGAGTGACCGGAGCCAAGTCGAAACCCGCCAAAGATAAGGACGTCGAACCCTCGTCCACGGACGAACCGATGGCGGTCCCCTGA
- a CDS encoding glycosyl hydrolase, with translation MTSHLKRFFGRLGYFVRTFWAPIGAGLIALIIGVGNMYVTSDSEADGKATDCAAAVAESVSPSTGVWYGASFDWEKTTIADYSESLGSHPAVTVFFTEIPYDDAARADLRQTVDTVRENGKVLLLTVQPSGGLRTVTPEVAEAFAADLAEFNESGVPVVVRFAHEMNGSWYPWGQQPALYRETFARVAAAVHAAAPGSAMMWAPSYAGGYPFADGEYSPAPGTAEFTDLDSDRNGQLTREDDPYAAFYPGDESVDWVGMSLYHWGNRFPWSENELAEPNKFAQQLTGSYVGANGDDAVLPDFYDEYGTQRNKPVAIPETAALFNPGEPEGPGALAIKKSWWTQIFAPTVPNEFPLLKMVNWVEWDRYEPEADTQVDWRTMADPAIRAEFTAALPDWLAFGPNEPCGAIATKD, from the coding sequence GTGACGAGTCATCTCAAAAGGTTCTTCGGCCGGCTCGGCTACTTCGTCAGGACGTTCTGGGCGCCCATCGGCGCGGGGCTCATTGCCTTGATCATCGGAGTCGGCAACATGTACGTGACGTCCGACTCGGAAGCCGACGGCAAGGCAACAGACTGCGCCGCAGCGGTTGCAGAATCCGTGTCACCGTCCACAGGGGTCTGGTACGGCGCCAGTTTCGACTGGGAGAAGACAACGATCGCGGACTACTCGGAGAGCCTCGGTAGCCATCCTGCGGTGACGGTGTTCTTCACCGAGATCCCCTACGACGATGCCGCGCGAGCCGACCTGAGACAGACCGTCGACACCGTCCGCGAAAACGGGAAAGTCTTGTTGCTGACAGTGCAACCGTCGGGTGGTCTGCGCACGGTCACCCCCGAGGTCGCCGAGGCCTTTGCCGCCGATCTTGCAGAGTTCAATGAATCCGGAGTCCCGGTTGTCGTCCGCTTCGCCCACGAGATGAACGGTTCCTGGTATCCGTGGGGTCAGCAACCGGCGCTCTACAGAGAGACTTTCGCTCGCGTCGCTGCAGCCGTGCACGCCGCCGCTCCCGGCTCGGCGATGATGTGGGCTCCCAGCTATGCCGGTGGATATCCCTTCGCTGACGGTGAATACTCGCCGGCGCCCGGCACAGCCGAGTTCACAGACCTGGACAGTGATCGCAACGGACAGCTGACGCGAGAAGACGACCCCTACGCCGCCTTCTACCCGGGCGATGAATCGGTTGATTGGGTCGGGATGTCGCTCTATCACTGGGGCAACCGTTTTCCCTGGAGCGAGAACGAACTCGCCGAACCGAACAAGTTCGCACAGCAACTGACGGGGAGCTATGTCGGGGCAAATGGCGACGACGCCGTGTTGCCCGACTTCTACGACGAATACGGCACCCAGCGGAACAAGCCGGTGGCGATCCCGGAGACCGCAGCTCTGTTCAATCCCGGCGAGCCCGAAGGTCCCGGCGCCCTCGCGATCAAGAAGTCGTGGTGGACCCAGATCTTCGCGCCCACGGTGCCCAACGAGTTCCCCCTGCTGAAGATGGTCAACTGGGTCGAATGGGACAGGTACGAACCCGAGGCGGACACGCAGGTCGACTGGCGGACGATGGCCGATCCGGCCATCCGTGCGGAGTTCACCGCGGCGCTGCCCGATTGGCTGGCGTTCGGGCCGAATGAACCGTGTGGGGCGATCGCCACCAAAGATTAA
- a CDS encoding ATP-binding protein: protein MSLQPVADLYDGPAFSRTDVPATAAGAGHLRHEFGEWLSDNFAISDEHMYAIILASYEALANAAEHAYAGEAEPGTMTIEASHAPSSDHLAVTISDRGQWRPPAGNRFRGRGLPLIRALCDRPTFLKEASGTTLTLEWVRVRAHSISSAE from the coding sequence ATGTCCCTCCAACCGGTAGCAGACTTGTACGACGGCCCCGCGTTCAGCCGCACCGACGTGCCGGCGACGGCGGCAGGAGCCGGTCACCTGCGTCACGAGTTCGGCGAGTGGCTCAGCGACAACTTCGCGATCTCGGACGAGCACATGTACGCGATCATTCTCGCGTCGTACGAGGCACTGGCCAACGCTGCAGAACACGCCTACGCAGGCGAGGCCGAACCCGGAACCATGACGATCGAGGCCAGTCACGCGCCGTCGAGCGACCATCTGGCGGTAACCATCTCCGACCGTGGGCAGTGGCGCCCGCCGGCTGGCAATCGATTCCGTGGTCGAGGTCTTCCCCTCATCCGGGCCCTGTGTGACCGTCCGACATTTTTGAAGGAAGCATCGGGCACAACTTTGACCTTGGAATGGGTCCGCGTGCGCGCACATTCGATATCGTCAGCAGAGTGA
- a CDS encoding GGDEF domain-containing protein codes for MGESITVEFLRSWWRQPFDYQWTVNYHRVRGTLAVNRISVGLWCCCFSVGAFCALTSPAGPRGGVAIDILVGVLAVACAVIGVVWLAGRWPRQWMTRLFVVYTDVGVAVVLFTFADLFIAMMGCSLFSVTGAHVTAFHSPRWLLGHLSFATAVTLALYACVVLGSDADKGIATALLMVLLPVLLAAPIIMQSGLLDLREDANGAFRDHLTQLRNRRGLEAGFHQLQYSGIPVGLAVLMLDIDGFKQINDQHGHSGGDAVLELVAARLVDVAGTHALIARVGGEEFAITLVGTPEQAIALAHRVRSTLHNTDDRHPITVSVGVAVATHQQLRANKRQPSTATLRALMRSADVAMYQAKKLGGNGVSVDSDLDDATC; via the coding sequence ATGGGGGAGTCCATCACCGTGGAGTTTCTTCGTTCGTGGTGGCGGCAGCCGTTCGACTACCAGTGGACGGTCAACTACCACCGAGTGCGTGGAACGCTGGCAGTCAATCGCATATCCGTCGGGCTGTGGTGCTGCTGCTTCAGCGTCGGAGCCTTCTGTGCGCTGACGTCGCCTGCCGGTCCCCGGGGTGGCGTTGCGATCGACATCCTCGTCGGCGTACTCGCTGTCGCCTGTGCAGTCATCGGGGTCGTCTGGCTTGCCGGGCGTTGGCCCCGCCAGTGGATGACCCGGCTGTTCGTCGTCTACACCGATGTCGGCGTCGCGGTGGTGCTGTTCACCTTCGCGGACCTGTTCATCGCGATGATGGGGTGCTCGCTGTTCTCGGTGACCGGTGCGCACGTGACCGCTTTCCACAGTCCGCGGTGGCTGCTCGGGCACCTGAGTTTCGCGACGGCGGTGACGCTGGCCCTCTACGCGTGCGTGGTGTTGGGCTCGGATGCGGACAAGGGCATCGCCACGGCGCTGTTGATGGTGCTCCTGCCGGTCCTGCTGGCAGCGCCGATCATCATGCAGTCGGGCCTGCTGGATCTGCGCGAGGACGCCAATGGCGCATTCCGGGACCACCTGACCCAGCTACGCAATCGTCGTGGACTCGAGGCGGGATTCCATCAGCTCCAGTACAGCGGGATCCCGGTGGGGCTGGCCGTGCTGATGCTCGACATCGACGGCTTCAAACAGATCAACGACCAGCACGGACACAGCGGTGGAGACGCGGTACTCGAACTCGTCGCGGCCCGGCTGGTGGATGTCGCCGGTACTCACGCGCTGATCGCCCGAGTGGGCGGCGAGGAGTTCGCGATCACGCTCGTCGGCACCCCCGAGCAGGCGATCGCATTGGCGCATCGGGTGCGTTCGACGCTGCACAACACGGACGATCGACATCCGATCACGGTGAGCGTCGGGGTTGCGGTCGCCACCCACCAGCAGCTGCGGGCGAACAAGCGGCAGCCGAGCACCGCAACCCTGAGGGCGCTGATGAGGTCTGCGGACGTTGCCATGTATCAGGCGAAAAAGCTTGGTGGTAATGGTGTTTCGGTTGATTCCGATCTCGATGACGCGACCTGCTGA
- a CDS encoding NAD(P)-dependent oxidoreductase — translation MRVFVTGGTGAVGTRAVPSMVAAGHDVTAMARSSEKARALADQGARPMMVSLFDRPGLTAAIAGHDAVVNLATALPSTASFVRQSAWRECERVRTEGSATVVRACLDADVPQLIQESVAMLYRDGGSEWIDEDHPVDHYPITRGNHAAEANAARFAADGGRSVVLRFGLFYGIGAAHSEQIVTLARNHIGFVPGPRGSFMSSIHVADAGDAVAAALACPGGTYNVVDDEPLTKDQHAQACADATGAAAWIKGPGRLGLLLGDRLTSMTRSIRASNARFRDAANWQPRYPSVREGYQQMARDLLADPH, via the coding sequence ATGCGGGTCTTCGTAACCGGGGGCACGGGTGCCGTGGGCACTCGCGCGGTGCCCTCGATGGTCGCAGCCGGGCACGACGTCACTGCGATGGCACGCAGCTCGGAGAAGGCCCGGGCTCTCGCCGACCAGGGTGCCCGGCCGATGATGGTGTCACTGTTCGACAGACCGGGACTGACCGCTGCCATCGCCGGGCACGACGCCGTGGTCAATCTCGCCACCGCGTTACCGTCGACCGCTTCCTTCGTCCGCCAGTCGGCCTGGCGTGAGTGTGAACGGGTGCGCACCGAGGGATCGGCAACAGTGGTCCGGGCTTGCCTCGACGCCGATGTGCCGCAGTTGATCCAGGAATCGGTGGCCATGCTCTATCGGGACGGCGGCAGCGAATGGATCGACGAGGACCATCCTGTTGATCACTACCCGATCACCAGGGGGAACCACGCCGCCGAGGCGAACGCCGCCCGATTCGCTGCTGACGGAGGCCGGTCGGTTGTTCTGCGCTTCGGCCTGTTCTACGGCATCGGCGCAGCTCACAGTGAGCAGATCGTGACCCTCGCCCGAAACCACATCGGCTTTGTACCGGGCCCCCGGGGCAGTTTCATGTCGTCGATACACGTCGCTGACGCGGGCGATGCCGTTGCTGCCGCACTGGCATGTCCGGGCGGCACCTACAACGTTGTCGACGACGAGCCTCTCACCAAGGACCAACACGCGCAGGCGTGTGCCGACGCAACGGGCGCCGCTGCCTGGATCAAGGGTCCCGGTCGCCTCGGCCTACTCCTGGGGGATCGACTGACATCGATGACCCGGTCGATCCGGGCGTCCAACGCGCGCTTCCGGGATGCGGCGAACTGGCAACCCCGTTACCCGAGCGTTCGCGAGGGATACCAGCAGATGGCGCGCGACCTATTGGCCGATCCCCACTGA
- a CDS encoding helix-turn-helix transcriptional regulator produces the protein MSIVVRIDVELAKRKMSVGEFAERVGLTTANVAVLKNGRAKAVRFSTLEAMCRVLECQPGDLLEWIDD, from the coding sequence ATGTCGATCGTCGTGCGTATCGACGTGGAGTTGGCAAAGCGGAAGATGAGCGTCGGCGAGTTCGCCGAGCGTGTGGGTCTCACTACCGCGAATGTCGCGGTGCTGAAGAACGGCCGTGCCAAGGCAGTTCGATTCAGCACCCTGGAAGCGATGTGCCGAGTACTCGAATGCCAGCCCGGGGATCTACTGGAATGGATCGACGACTGA
- a CDS encoding DUF2975 domain-containing protein, with amino-acid sequence MFNERWVVTALRVFLVSLFAILVLFQTMSLPGQFAHMAEEAPDQAYLRWPATAVTVFWVLCAQVVIICTWKLLTLVRSDRIFTHASLVWVTAIVWAIGAGWLTLLGVFLFVGFNANDPGLPLLLFLMLMGGAVLGLLMVVMRALLRQATTLRSDMDAVI; translated from the coding sequence ATGTTCAATGAACGCTGGGTCGTCACCGCACTGCGAGTCTTCCTCGTATCGCTCTTCGCAATACTGGTCTTGTTCCAAACCATGTCCCTGCCAGGGCAATTCGCGCACATGGCCGAGGAGGCACCCGACCAGGCCTACCTGCGTTGGCCGGCGACAGCCGTCACCGTGTTCTGGGTGCTCTGCGCCCAGGTGGTCATCATCTGCACCTGGAAGTTGCTCACTCTGGTGCGCAGCGACCGAATCTTCACCCACGCCTCACTCGTCTGGGTCACGGCAATCGTCTGGGCGATCGGCGCCGGTTGGCTCACACTTCTCGGCGTGTTCCTCTTCGTCGGATTCAATGCGAACGATCCAGGCTTGCCGCTTCTCCTCTTCCTGATGCTGATGGGCGGGGCCGTCTTGGGCCTGTTGATGGTCGTGATGCGCGCACTGCTGCGCCAGGCCACCACGCTGCGGTCGGACATGGACGCGGTGATCTGA
- a CDS encoding triacylglycerol lipase, with product MTSTKGALTTLMGALAVASVATLIGSATASAGSAPGQPQRIVLLVPGQQPAPGTLSMDIFGDMADELAAEGYTVDTVDVKGLDLYADSRAIQESIESATAGVEVESLSLVAHSYGGLSSRHYLKALGGSERIDDYIAIGTPNTARPAAASNCPDSASMGAR from the coding sequence ATGACTTCCACTAAGGGTGCCCTCACAACACTCATGGGCGCGCTCGCGGTTGCTTCGGTGGCCACACTCATCGGCTCCGCCACCGCATCGGCCGGGTCGGCGCCGGGTCAGCCTCAACGCATCGTGCTGCTGGTACCAGGCCAGCAACCGGCCCCGGGAACCTTGAGCATGGACATCTTCGGAGACATGGCGGACGAGTTGGCTGCCGAGGGGTACACCGTCGACACGGTCGACGTGAAGGGCCTCGACCTCTACGCGGACTCGCGGGCCATCCAGGAATCGATCGAAAGTGCCACGGCCGGAGTCGAAGTGGAGAGCCTGTCGCTGGTGGCGCACAGCTACGGGGGTTTGTCGTCGCGCCATTACCTGAAAGCGCTGGGCGGCTCCGAGCGCATCGACGACTACATCGCGATCGGCACCCCCAATACGGCTCGCCCGGCGGCTGCGTCCAATTGCCCGGATTCGGCTTCGATGGGTGCCCGGTGA
- a CDS encoding TetR/AcrR family transcriptional regulator, with product MATSSTRAMLERAYKDAIRRTDAGDDTTRTRLLDAAYEQFSRTGVQRTSMEDVARRANMSRITVYRRFATKDALIEQVIFREFRRYFERFLTDIQSAETAAERVVLGFVSSLRAIRGNPMIGGLIDAEPGLVAGSMIGDDGRMVAAVREFVAGQLRREQQAGNVDRQLNIDLIAEMMVRISASFLTIRSDVVDLDDDEQLAAIAWQFLVPMLDVGRLPK from the coding sequence ATGGCGACGTCGAGCACCCGAGCGATGCTCGAACGCGCGTACAAAGACGCGATCAGACGGACCGACGCCGGCGACGACACCACCCGCACCCGGTTGCTCGACGCCGCCTACGAGCAGTTCAGCCGCACCGGTGTCCAGCGCACGTCCATGGAGGACGTCGCAAGGCGGGCCAACATGTCCCGCATCACGGTCTATCGCCGGTTCGCCACCAAGGACGCCCTGATCGAGCAGGTCATCTTTCGAGAGTTCCGGCGGTACTTCGAGCGGTTCCTCACCGACATCCAATCCGCTGAAACCGCGGCCGAGCGAGTTGTTCTCGGATTCGTGAGCTCCCTGCGCGCCATCCGCGGCAATCCGATGATCGGCGGGCTGATCGACGCCGAACCCGGCCTGGTCGCCGGATCGATGATCGGCGACGACGGCCGCATGGTCGCGGCGGTCCGTGAATTCGTGGCGGGTCAGCTCCGTCGCGAGCAACAGGCGGGCAACGTCGACAGACAGTTGAACATCGACCTGATCGCGGAAATGATGGTGCGCATCTCCGCGTCGTTCCTGACGATCCGCAGCGATGTCGTCGACCTCGATGACGACGAACAACTCGCCGCGATCGCATGGCAATTCCTGGTACCCATGCTCGATGTCGGCCGATTGCCGAAATAA
- a CDS encoding oxygenase MpaB family protein: MDNFSRRNALKAGGVLGAAGAAAVIVPATPWTWSPAGSVPGTGSGADPRGVWDNEADPVVASLIDRGEVPRVNELLKHWTKNGQALPAGLPNDLRDFIEYARQMPSWADQGKLATAVEFNQKRGTYLGVLYGFASGMMSTVIPKEARAVYYSKGGADMKDRITKTAKLGYDIGSLNAYQPDGEMVITCVKTRLAHAAVRHLLPQSPHWTGSAPEDIPISQADIMVTWHSLPTTVMRNLKKWNVQIPAAESEGFLHSWQLAAHLLGVKDEYIPASWDQADSQAKQVLDPILAPTPEGIKLADILLGLGMNLDLTLLSRPILGALTRFMLGDQVAEWLRIPREPVWTPLLETAWGPYVAVREGLLDVGVPEEAYWLFDEFLRQFVLFYTSELRMPINIEIPVINNPNYK; this comes from the coding sequence GTGGACAACTTCAGTAGGCGCAACGCGTTGAAGGCGGGCGGGGTGTTGGGTGCGGCCGGCGCTGCGGCGGTCATCGTTCCGGCGACCCCGTGGACATGGTCGCCGGCAGGTTCGGTACCGGGAACCGGTAGCGGGGCCGACCCCCGGGGCGTGTGGGACAACGAGGCCGATCCGGTGGTTGCGTCGTTGATCGACCGCGGCGAGGTGCCGCGCGTGAACGAGTTGTTGAAGCACTGGACCAAGAACGGCCAAGCGCTGCCGGCCGGCCTGCCGAATGACCTGCGGGACTTCATCGAGTACGCGCGGCAGATGCCGTCGTGGGCGGATCAGGGCAAGTTGGCCACAGCGGTCGAGTTCAACCAGAAGCGCGGGACCTATCTGGGTGTGCTGTACGGCTTCGCCAGCGGCATGATGAGCACCGTCATCCCCAAAGAGGCGCGGGCGGTGTACTACTCCAAGGGCGGCGCGGACATGAAGGACCGCATCACCAAGACCGCGAAACTCGGGTACGACATCGGTTCGCTCAATGCCTACCAACCTGACGGTGAAATGGTGATCACCTGCGTCAAGACCCGGCTCGCGCACGCGGCGGTTCGGCACCTGCTTCCGCAGTCGCCGCACTGGACGGGGTCTGCGCCAGAAGACATCCCGATCAGCCAGGCCGACATCATGGTCACCTGGCACAGCTTGCCCACCACCGTGATGCGGAACCTGAAGAAGTGGAACGTGCAGATCCCGGCCGCCGAGTCGGAGGGCTTCCTGCATTCCTGGCAACTGGCCGCACATCTGCTCGGTGTGAAAGACGAGTACATCCCGGCGTCCTGGGATCAGGCCGACTCGCAGGCCAAGCAGGTTCTCGACCCGATCCTCGCGCCCACACCCGAAGGCATCAAACTCGCCGACATCCTCTTGGGTCTGGGTATGAATCTGGATCTGACGTTGCTCAGCCGGCCCATTCTCGGTGCGTTGACCCGATTCATGCTCGGCGATCAGGTGGCCGAGTGGCTACGGATCCCGCGGGAGCCCGTCTGGACGCCGTTGCTCGAAACCGCATGGGGGCCGTACGTGGCTGTGCGCGAAGGGCTTCTCGATGTGGGCGTCCCGGAAGAGGCGTACTGGTTGTTCGACGAGTTCTTGCGCCAGTTCGTGTTGTTCTACACGTCGGAGCTTCGCATGCCGATCAACATCGAGATACCGGTGATCAACAATCCGAACTACAAGTGA
- a CDS encoding globin domain-containing protein: MNVDKVLLERSLMLVADDDVGLTTDFYDRLFAEHPSARALFSSDIRPQARMLQDAIVAVLDHLEDPTWLRASLGALGQRHASWGVTPEMYNWVASTMIATMAERGGAEWTDAMTDAWSEALGAVAGMMLEAYPVRTDGLG; encoded by the coding sequence GTGAACGTGGACAAGGTGTTGCTCGAGCGGAGCCTCATGTTGGTCGCCGACGACGACGTGGGGCTCACGACCGACTTCTATGACCGCTTGTTCGCCGAACATCCCTCGGCAAGAGCGCTTTTCAGCAGCGACATCCGCCCGCAAGCGCGAATGCTACAGGATGCGATCGTCGCCGTGCTCGACCACCTCGAGGACCCGACGTGGCTCCGTGCCTCGCTGGGGGCGCTGGGCCAGAGGCACGCATCGTGGGGCGTCACGCCTGAGATGTACAACTGGGTCGCGTCCACGATGATCGCCACCATGGCCGAACGCGGAGGTGCCGAGTGGACGGACGCCATGACGGATGCGTGGTCCGAGGCACTCGGAGCAGTCGCCGGCATGATGCTGGAGGCCTACCCCGTGCGCACGGATGGATTGGGCTGA
- a CDS encoding bifunctional 2-polyprenyl-6-hydroxyphenol methylase/3-demethylubiquinol 3-O-methyltransferase UbiG, whose protein sequence is MSQEFWDEHYSSAEQLFSNNPNPVLVDEVADLPPGRALDLGCGEGADARWLAERGWQVTAVDISQVAIDRAVKLGDSDAITWVRGDPLADPPSPTSYDLVSMQYLHSVPRSDGGQTARAIANAVAPGGTLLIVGHEIREGHNWKGIDPRDFYDPHDFAELLGNEWTVLIDRTQPRTTAPPGNSHHTHDTVLKAVRSQ, encoded by the coding sequence ATGAGCCAAGAATTCTGGGACGAGCACTACAGCAGCGCCGAACAACTCTTCAGCAACAACCCCAATCCCGTCCTCGTCGATGAGGTGGCAGACCTGCCACCCGGACGAGCGCTCGACCTCGGATGCGGCGAGGGCGCCGATGCCCGCTGGCTCGCTGAACGCGGATGGCAGGTGACGGCCGTCGACATCTCGCAGGTCGCCATCGACCGCGCCGTGAAACTGGGCGACTCGGACGCCATCACGTGGGTGCGTGGTGATCCGCTCGCCGACCCGCCGTCGCCGACCTCCTACGACCTCGTGTCGATGCAATACCTCCACAGCGTTCCCCGGTCCGACGGCGGCCAGACCGCCCGCGCGATCGCAAACGCCGTCGCGCCAGGCGGAACGCTGCTCATCGTGGGCCACGAGATCCGAGAAGGCCACAACTGGAAGGGAATCGACCCGCGGGACTTCTACGACCCACACGACTTCGCCGAGCTACTCGGCAACGAGTGGACGGTGCTGATCGACCGCACCCAGCCCCGGACGACCGCCCCTCCCGGAAACTCACACCACACACATGACACGGTCCTGAAAGCTGTCCGCTCACAGTAG